A genomic stretch from uncultured Pseudodesulfovibrio sp. includes:
- a CDS encoding menaquinone biosynthesis protein, translating into MAIQLGKIGYLNVLPIYHPLESGLIANDFQIHSGPPSALNNLMDAEKLDISAASSIEYARHPDKYYLVPNIAIGSRGPVQSVLLLSRYPVEELKGKTILVSSQTHTSAALLSVLQKELWEIETTYSTGNATVTLEKGERPDAILAIGDEALNLRFHPDYTHRIDLGEAWRELTGLPFIFGVWIIQRKSWKKSESKLSKAVSKLLEAKDWGVENIKKMCILAADSSCLSDDEMCSYFDGLVYDLAEEEINGLTLFYTHLKKHGLIERVPELHFIP; encoded by the coding sequence ATGGCTATTCAACTTGGAAAAATCGGCTACCTTAATGTCCTACCCATTTACCACCCGCTGGAATCAGGACTGATCGCCAACGACTTCCAGATACACTCCGGGCCGCCATCGGCATTGAACAATCTCATGGATGCTGAAAAACTGGATATTTCAGCTGCTTCTTCCATTGAATATGCTCGTCATCCAGACAAATATTATCTCGTACCGAACATAGCCATTGGCAGTCGCGGCCCGGTACAGAGCGTTCTGCTTTTGAGTCGATATCCTGTGGAAGAGCTCAAAGGGAAAACCATATTGGTCAGTTCTCAAACGCACACTTCCGCAGCTCTCCTTTCCGTCCTGCAAAAGGAACTCTGGGAAATCGAAACGACGTACAGCACTGGAAATGCCACAGTCACTCTTGAGAAGGGAGAACGCCCAGACGCTATCCTGGCCATCGGCGATGAAGCCTTGAATTTACGCTTTCATCCTGATTATACACACCGCATTGATCTTGGTGAGGCATGGCGAGAGCTCACAGGGCTGCCCTTCATTTTCGGAGTCTGGATAATTCAACGAAAGAGTTGGAAGAAATCAGAAAGCAAACTGTCTAAAGCTGTCAGCAAGTTGCTTGAGGCCAAGGATTGGGGCGTTGAAAACATAAAAAAAATGTGCATTCTTGCAGCGGATTCAAGCTGCTTGTCGGACGATGAGATGTGTTCATATTTTGACGGCTTAGTCTATGACTTGGCCGAAGAAGAGATCAACGGTCTTACTCTATTTTACACACATCTCAAAAAACACGGGCTGATTGAACGTGTTCCAGAGTTGCATTTTATCCCGTAG
- a CDS encoding LysR substrate-binding domain-containing protein, with amino-acid sequence MYELQSFSKAGDVMFLSQPTISSHVANLEEELGVKLFDRLGRKVIPTQAGDVLYENAIKVFANLDRAKASIEMLRDRVVGDLGIGCSTIPSLSILPGMLAGFSKKYPEVSFTIHTHDSSEVLKRVLSGAWPVGIVGQKPEDAEVVAHHLVDDEIMVVAARNASWLPESGALSLAQVASLPWIMRERGSATRLVLERALEGSGRSIQDLTIRCRVEGTSESLAHAANGVGICFTSRLVAEDMIARGVLTALDIPELSGTRQFYLVYHSGRHMFPALKAFVDFNTK; translated from the coding sequence GTGTATGAATTGCAGAGTTTCTCCAAAGCCGGAGATGTCATGTTTCTCTCGCAGCCGACCATCAGTTCTCATGTTGCCAATTTGGAAGAGGAACTTGGCGTAAAGCTTTTTGATAGGCTTGGGCGAAAAGTTATTCCGACACAGGCTGGTGATGTCCTTTATGAAAATGCAATCAAGGTTTTTGCCAATCTGGATCGTGCGAAAGCATCAATTGAAATGTTGCGAGACAGGGTTGTAGGTGATCTCGGTATCGGGTGCAGTACTATTCCATCATTGAGTATCTTGCCGGGGATGCTTGCTGGTTTTTCCAAGAAATATCCCGAAGTAAGTTTTACAATCCATACACACGATTCTTCCGAAGTTCTGAAGCGTGTACTTTCTGGGGCGTGGCCGGTTGGGATAGTTGGACAAAAGCCTGAAGATGCGGAAGTTGTTGCACACCATCTTGTTGATGACGAAATAATGGTTGTTGCAGCTCGTAATGCATCGTGGCTGCCTGAAAGCGGCGCTCTGTCATTGGCTCAGGTTGCTTCTTTGCCCTGGATCATGCGTGAACGAGGGTCAGCGACGCGTCTAGTGCTGGAAAGAGCGCTTGAGGGCTCTGGGCGCAGTATTCAGGACCTCACAATACGTTGTCGCGTCGAAGGGACTTCCGAAAGCCTTGCTCATGCTGCCAACGGCGTTGGGATCTGCTTTACTTCGCGGCTGGTGGCAGAAGATATGATCGCCAGGGGTGTGTTAACCGCTTTGGATATACCCGAGCTGTCAGGAACAAGACAGTTCTATCTCGTGTACCATAGCGGACGTCACATGTTTCCTGCGTTGAAAGCTTTTGTTGATTTTAATACCAAGTAG
- the rplQ gene encoding 50S ribosomal protein L17 gives MRHRKSGRKLNRTNTHRAAMFKNMARALLTYEQIRTTEPKAKELRSIVDKLVTLSLRNDLHARRQAYKVLGSHQLVQRLFDEIGPRFEGGTGGYTRIIKLSQPRKGDCAPMVIIELTKKAAEAPAEKEEAKPAKEEKKAAPKKKAAPKKDAVKKEEKVEEKPAEEAASEEAEEK, from the coding sequence ATGAGGCATAGAAAGTCAGGCCGCAAACTGAATCGGACCAATACTCATCGTGCCGCCATGTTCAAAAACATGGCACGCGCACTGCTGACTTATGAGCAGATTCGCACCACTGAACCCAAGGCCAAGGAGCTTCGCAGCATTGTAGACAAGCTTGTCACTTTGTCTCTGCGTAACGACTTGCATGCTCGCCGTCAGGCCTACAAGGTCCTCGGCAGCCATCAGCTGGTCCAGCGTCTCTTTGACGAAATTGGTCCTCGCTTTGAAGGCGGCACGGGTGGTTACACTCGTATCATTAAACTTTCCCAGCCCCGTAAGGGTGACTGCGCGCCCATGGTCATTATTGAATTGACCAAGAAAGCAGCAGAAGCTCCGGCTGAGAAAGAAGAAGCCAAGCCTGCCAAAGAAGAGAAGAAGGCCGCTCCGAAAAAGAAGGCCGCTCCTAAGAAGGACGCAGTCAAGAAAGAAGAAAAGGTAGAAGAGAAGCCTGCTGAAGAAGCTGCTTCTGAAGAAGCCGAAGAAAAGTAA
- a CDS encoding DNA-directed RNA polymerase subunit alpha, which yields MLIENGDKLINTRNWSELVKPEKLVRDPKSSEMYGKFICEPLERGYATTIGNAMRRVLLSSMQGCAIVSASIEGVQHEFTTVPGVLEDMTEVVLNLKLVRMAMTTDEPQRLTLEANKMGQVTAGMIQENQNVTVLNKDQLIATLTENRSFKMELEVRMGKGYVPADMHEGLTDEIGSMILDASYSPVKKVAYSVEQARVGQMTNYDKLILEVWTDGSVSPEDACAYSAKILKEQLSVFINFDELSSETHEEEDDAIDLNPNLFKSIDELELSVRATNCLKAANIQLVGELVQRTEQAMLKTKNFGRKSLDEIRRVLDAMTLKFGMSVEDFDKKYQEWLKRKEKNEA from the coding sequence ATGCTTATTGAGAACGGCGACAAACTCATCAACACCCGCAATTGGAGCGAACTGGTCAAGCCCGAGAAATTGGTGCGTGATCCCAAGTCCTCCGAGATGTACGGTAAATTCATCTGTGAACCTTTGGAGCGTGGTTATGCCACTACTATTGGCAACGCCATGCGCCGGGTTCTTCTTTCCTCCATGCAGGGGTGTGCCATTGTGTCCGCCTCCATTGAGGGAGTGCAGCATGAGTTCACCACCGTGCCTGGTGTTCTTGAGGACATGACCGAGGTCGTGTTGAATCTGAAACTTGTTCGTATGGCAATGACCACGGACGAGCCTCAGCGTTTGACACTTGAAGCCAACAAGATGGGCCAGGTTACGGCCGGCATGATTCAGGAAAATCAGAACGTTACTGTTTTGAACAAGGATCAGCTGATTGCCACCCTGACTGAGAACCGTAGCTTCAAGATGGAGTTGGAAGTCCGCATGGGTAAGGGGTATGTCCCTGCTGACATGCACGAAGGGCTGACCGACGAAATCGGCTCCATGATCCTCGACGCCAGTTACTCCCCAGTCAAGAAGGTCGCATACTCTGTCGAACAGGCGCGTGTCGGCCAAATGACCAACTACGACAAGCTCATTCTCGAGGTCTGGACCGATGGTTCGGTTTCCCCCGAGGATGCCTGTGCATACAGTGCCAAGATCCTGAAAGAGCAGTTGTCCGTCTTTATCAACTTTGATGAACTCTCTTCGGAGACTCACGAAGAAGAAGATGATGCAATTGATCTGAACCCGAACCTCTTCAAGTCCATTGATGAGCTCGAACTTTCTGTTCGTGCCACCAACTGCCTGAAGGCTGCCAACATCCAGTTGGTTGGTGAACTGGTTCAACGTACCGAGCAGGCCATGCTGAAGACCAAGAACTTTGGTCGTAAATCCCTGGACGAGATTCGTCGCGTTCTGGATGCCATGACCCTGAAGTTCGGTATGTCGGTTGAGGATTTCGACAAGAAATACCAGGAATGGTTGAAGAGGAAAGAGAAAAATGAGGCATAG
- the rpsD gene encoding 30S ribosomal protein S4, whose amino-acid sequence MARYTQAKCKLCRREGEKLFLKGDRCYTDKCAYEKRPYPPGHSGRMRHKMSDYAIQLREKQKVRRMYGVLEGQFRMYYHRADGMKGVTGHNLLILLERRLDNVIYRLGFANSRDQARQLVLHGIFKLNGRRVNIPSMQVQSADVIEVREEARKIPVINEAQEVIARRGCPEWLESDGANFKGTVKAMPNREDIQFPINEQLIVELYSK is encoded by the coding sequence GTGGCAAGATATACTCAAGCTAAATGCAAGCTGTGCCGTCGTGAGGGAGAGAAGCTCTTCCTCAAAGGCGATCGCTGCTACACTGATAAGTGCGCTTACGAAAAGCGCCCCTACCCACCGGGACACTCCGGCCGCATGCGCCACAAGATGAGCGATTACGCCATCCAGTTGCGTGAAAAGCAGAAAGTCCGCCGTATGTATGGCGTTCTCGAAGGCCAGTTCCGTATGTACTACCATCGTGCCGACGGTATGAAGGGTGTCACAGGTCACAACCTGTTGATCCTCCTCGAACGTCGTCTGGATAACGTGATTTATCGTCTTGGCTTTGCCAACTCTCGCGATCAAGCTCGTCAGTTGGTACTGCACGGCATCTTTAAACTCAATGGCCGCCGCGTGAACATTCCGTCCATGCAAGTGCAGTCTGCTGACGTCATTGAAGTCCGCGAAGAAGCCCGCAAGATCCCCGTGATCAATGAAGCCCAGGAAGTCATTGCCCGCCGCGGTTGCCCTGAGTGGTTGGAATCTGACGGTGCCAACTTCAAGGGCACGGTTAAGGCCATGCCGAACCGGGAAGATATACAGTTCCCGATCAACGAGCAGCTTATTGTCGAATTGTACTCCAAGTAA
- the rpsK gene encoding 30S ribosomal protein S11 yields MAKPRRSGKKKEKKNIPVGIAHVKATFNNTIVTFTDVKGNVVSWASAGAHFKGSRKSTPFAAQMAAESAAKRAQDSGMRTVGIYVKGPGSGREAAMRAINNAGFKVTFIRDITPIPHNGCRPPKRRRV; encoded by the coding sequence ATGGCTAAACCCCGTCGATCTGGGAAAAAGAAAGAGAAGAAGAACATTCCCGTCGGTATTGCCCACGTCAAGGCCACGTTCAACAATACGATCGTGACCTTTACAGACGTTAAGGGTAATGTCGTCAGTTGGGCTTCCGCAGGCGCTCATTTTAAGGGCTCCCGCAAGTCCACTCCTTTCGCGGCACAGATGGCAGCTGAATCCGCCGCCAAGCGCGCTCAGGATTCTGGCATGCGTACAGTCGGCATCTACGTCAAGGGCCCTGGCTCCGGACGTGAGGCCGCAATGCGCGCCATCAACAACGCAGGCTTCAAGGTTACCTTCATTCGGGACATCACTCCGATTCCCCACAATGGTTGCCGTCCGCCTAAACGCCGCAGGGTCTAA
- the rpsM gene encoding 30S ribosomal protein S13 yields the protein MARIAGVDLPKNKRIDVALTYIYGIGRTMALQILDTTKVDWKTNSDDLTADEVSQIRLEIENNYKVEGDLRREITTNIKRLMDIGCYRGLRHRRGLPVRGQKSKTNARTRKGPRRSVMGRKKK from the coding sequence ATGGCACGTATTGCTGGTGTTGATCTGCCGAAGAACAAGCGCATTGATGTTGCGCTGACGTACATTTACGGCATCGGCCGGACCATGGCCCTGCAGATTCTCGATACTACGAAAGTGGACTGGAAGACCAACAGTGACGACCTCACTGCTGATGAAGTCAGCCAGATCCGCCTCGAGATTGAAAACAACTACAAGGTTGAGGGTGACCTTCGTCGTGAGATCACCACCAACATCAAACGTCTGATGGATATCGGCTGCTACCGCGGCTTGCGCCATCGTCGTGGTCTGCCCGTTCGCGGACAGAAGTCCAAGACCAACGCACGTACCCGTAAGGGTCCCCGTCGTTCCGTCATGGGCCGCAAGAAGAAATAA
- the rpmJ gene encoding 50S ribosomal protein L36: MKVRPSVKKMCSKCKVIRRNGVLRVICENPRHKQRQG, translated from the coding sequence ATGAAAGTAAGACCTTCTGTTAAGAAAATGTGTTCCAAGTGCAAAGTAATCAGGCGCAACGGTGTCCTGCGGGTAATCTGTGAGAACCCCCGTCACAAGCAGCGTCAAGGATAG
- the map gene encoding type I methionyl aminopeptidase has protein sequence MKKFRGVFLKNDKEIGLMREANRIVSTILDELEENVKPGVSTMLFEDICRSMCDQYDVRPAFLGYQGFPFALCCSVNDEIVHGFPSKERFLEEGDIVSVDMGVVYEGFYGDSARTFAVGQVSDEAKKLMDVTRESLYKGIDKAVPGNNLYDISAAIQSYVEGFGFGIVRRFVGHGIGSHLHEKPEIPNFVPKGIAGLPLKAGMVLAIEPMVTVGSHEVEVLEDKWTAVTKDRKLSAHFEHTVAITSDGPMILSLSD, from the coding sequence TTGAAAAAGTTCAGGGGTGTCTTCCTCAAAAATGATAAAGAGATTGGCCTCATGCGTGAGGCCAATCGCATTGTTTCCACCATTCTTGATGAGCTTGAAGAGAACGTCAAACCTGGCGTTTCAACCATGCTTTTCGAGGATATATGCCGGTCGATGTGCGACCAGTACGACGTCCGTCCGGCATTTTTAGGGTATCAAGGTTTTCCTTTTGCTCTATGTTGTTCTGTGAATGACGAGATTGTACACGGCTTTCCTTCGAAGGAGCGTTTCCTGGAAGAAGGTGACATTGTCAGTGTTGACATGGGTGTCGTGTATGAAGGGTTTTACGGAGATTCCGCCCGAACCTTCGCGGTCGGGCAGGTTTCTGACGAAGCAAAAAAGCTTATGGACGTAACCCGAGAGTCTCTTTATAAGGGTATTGATAAAGCCGTTCCCGGAAACAACTTGTATGACATCTCCGCGGCAATACAGTCATACGTTGAAGGGTTTGGTTTTGGTATAGTTCGTCGTTTTGTAGGACACGGGATTGGCAGTCATCTCCATGAGAAGCCTGAAATCCCCAACTTCGTCCCCAAGGGCATCGCTGGTCTTCCTCTTAAAGCCGGTATGGTGCTTGCCATTGAGCCGATGGTCACGGTTGGGAGTCACGAAGTTGAAGTTCTCGAGGATAAATGGACAGCGGTGACAAAGGACAGGAAACTGTCTGCTCATTTTGAGCACACCGTTGCAATTACCTCCGATGGACCGATGATATTGAGTTTGTCCGACTAG
- the secY gene encoding preprotein translocase subunit SecY translates to MSGVDNIARLPELRNKLLWTFALLAVYRMGIHIPIPGVDSAALTEFFAQAQNTLFGVFDMFSGGGLSKMSIFALGIMPYISASIILQLLTVVSPELKRLQKEEGEAGRKKITQYTRYGTVLITVVQGFAIATGLESMSSPTGAPMVLFSGIGFKLMTILTLTAGTVFLMWLGEQMTEKGIGNGISLIIYAGIIAGLPSAVINTIQLMTVGEITLFILLFLIVVMIATLAFIVFMERGQRRIPIHYAKRQQGRRMFGGQTTHLPLKINTAGVIPPIFASSILMFPATLAQFSSSEFLQDFAAIMSPTSIVYNLLFIGIIIFFCYFYTAIMFDPKGIAENIQKQGGFIPGIRPGVRTREYIDRVLSRITLWGAFYVSAVCVLPMFLISKFSVPFYFGGTSLLIVVGVAMDFMGQVESYLISRQYEGLMGKAGKLKGRH, encoded by the coding sequence ATGTCAGGAGTTGATAATATTGCCCGATTGCCAGAGCTGCGTAACAAGCTCCTCTGGACGTTCGCACTGCTTGCTGTCTACCGGATGGGCATTCATATACCTATTCCCGGCGTCGACAGTGCGGCTCTGACGGAGTTTTTCGCCCAGGCGCAAAACACTCTCTTCGGCGTATTTGACATGTTCTCAGGTGGTGGACTCAGTAAGATGTCCATCTTCGCCCTGGGAATTATGCCATACATATCGGCCTCGATTATTCTTCAACTTCTGACTGTTGTCAGCCCGGAGTTGAAACGTCTTCAGAAAGAAGAAGGCGAGGCCGGACGCAAGAAGATTACCCAGTACACCAGGTACGGGACAGTACTCATTACCGTTGTGCAGGGTTTTGCCATTGCCACTGGTCTTGAATCTATGAGCAGCCCTACTGGGGCTCCCATGGTGCTGTTTTCCGGAATCGGGTTCAAGTTGATGACCATCTTGACCCTGACTGCTGGAACCGTTTTCCTGATGTGGCTGGGAGAACAAATGACCGAAAAGGGGATCGGAAATGGTATCTCCCTGATCATCTACGCTGGTATTATCGCAGGCCTTCCGTCTGCAGTGATCAATACCATCCAGTTGATGACAGTGGGTGAAATCACCCTGTTTATTCTCCTCTTCCTCATAGTTGTGATGATTGCCACATTGGCTTTCATTGTCTTTATGGAAAGAGGGCAACGCAGGATTCCGATCCATTACGCTAAGCGTCAGCAAGGGCGTCGCATGTTTGGTGGGCAGACTACGCATCTGCCTTTGAAGATCAACACCGCTGGTGTTATTCCGCCGATCTTTGCGTCGTCCATTCTGATGTTTCCTGCAACGCTTGCTCAGTTTTCGAGCAGTGAGTTTTTGCAGGATTTTGCAGCCATCATGAGTCCGACTTCCATTGTTTATAATTTATTATTCATTGGAATTATCATCTTCTTCTGCTACTTCTATACGGCGATCATGTTTGATCCCAAAGGAATTGCAGAGAATATTCAGAAGCAGGGCGGCTTCATTCCGGGCATTCGTCCGGGTGTCCGTACCCGTGAGTACATCGACAGAGTACTGTCCCGCATTACCTTGTGGGGAGCCTTTTATGTCTCCGCGGTGTGTGTGCTCCCAATGTTTCTGATTAGCAAGTTCAGTGTGCCGTTTTACTTCGGCGGAACTTCGCTGCTGATCGTGGTCGGCGTGGCCATGGACTTCATGGGGCAGGTCGAATCCTATCTTATTTCTCGTCAATACGAGGGACTGATGGGCAAAGCCGGCAAGTTGAAGGGTAGGCATTAG
- the rplO gene encoding 50S ribosomal protein L15, translating to MKLHELYAFPEEYKNRKRIGRGSGSGWGKTSGKGHKGQNARSGGGVRPGFEGGQMPLARRLPKRGFKNPFREEYQAVNVGRLIAMFEGKDEITLSDMYERGVVKDNAPVKILGTGDVAKAVTIEAHRFSASAAEKIAKAGGTAKAIEA from the coding sequence ATGAAACTGCATGAACTCTACGCCTTCCCGGAAGAATACAAGAATCGCAAGCGTATTGGTCGCGGCTCTGGTTCCGGCTGGGGTAAGACCTCCGGTAAAGGCCACAAGGGTCAGAATGCCCGCTCCGGCGGTGGTGTTCGTCCCGGCTTTGAGGGCGGCCAGATGCCTCTGGCTCGTCGTCTGCCCAAGCGCGGATTCAAGAATCCCTTCCGCGAAGAGTACCAAGCTGTGAACGTCGGTCGTCTTATAGCCATGTTTGAAGGCAAGGATGAGATCACCCTGAGTGATATGTATGAGCGCGGCGTTGTCAAAGACAACGCCCCGGTCAAAATCCTCGGTACTGGTGATGTCGCAAAGGCAGTGACCATTGAAGCTCATCGTTTCAGTGCGTCTGCAGCCGAGAAAATTGCCAAGGCCGGCGGTACCGCCAAGGCCATTGAAGCTTAA
- the rpmD gene encoding 50S ribosomal protein L30, protein MIKVKQIKSKIACKPDQVKTLEALGLRRISQVKEHEDNPVIRGMIYKVRHLVEVVE, encoded by the coding sequence GTGATTAAAGTAAAACAGATCAAAAGTAAGATCGCGTGCAAGCCTGACCAGGTTAAGACCTTGGAAGCATTGGGCTTGCGCCGTATCAGTCAGGTCAAAGAACACGAGGACAACCCTGTCATTCGTGGTATGATCTATAAGGTCAGACACCTGGTGGAGGTAGTGGAATAA
- the rpsE gene encoding 30S ribosomal protein S5: MEQNESGLIEKIVYLNRVAKVVKGGRRFSFSCLVVVGDGEGGVGYGLGKANEVPEAIRKASERAKKNMINVPLLDGTLPYEVLGHYGAGRVMLKPASRGTGIIAGGPVRAIMEAVGVHDILTKAIGTNNPHNVLRATMAGLESLRSAEEMTALRGVPVSTPRK; encoded by the coding sequence ATGGAACAGAATGAAAGTGGATTGATTGAAAAAATCGTCTACCTCAATCGCGTCGCCAAGGTTGTCAAGGGTGGCCGCCGTTTTAGCTTCAGCTGCTTGGTGGTCGTCGGAGACGGTGAAGGTGGAGTCGGATACGGTCTGGGTAAGGCTAACGAAGTGCCTGAAGCCATCCGTAAGGCGTCTGAACGCGCTAAGAAGAACATGATCAATGTTCCTCTGCTGGACGGTACCCTTCCGTATGAGGTTTTGGGTCACTACGGTGCAGGACGAGTTATGCTCAAGCCTGCCAGCCGTGGTACCGGTATTATTGCTGGTGGTCCTGTCCGTGCGATCATGGAAGCCGTTGGCGTCCATGATATCCTGACCAAGGCTATTGGCACTAATAATCCGCACAACGTGCTTCGTGCCACCATGGCCGGTCTGGAGTCCCTGCGGAGCGCCGAGGAAATGACCGCCCTGCGCGGTGTCCCGGTGTCTACGCCGAGAAAGTAA